Proteins encoded in a region of the Micropterus dolomieu isolate WLL.071019.BEF.003 ecotype Adirondacks linkage group LG07, ASM2129224v1, whole genome shotgun sequence genome:
- the sec22a gene encoding vesicle-trafficking protein SEC22a: protein MSMVLFASVVRVGDGLPLSASTDYEQDKELQETKKHLKGLSKKLSQFPDRCTLKSGPYNVNFTSALGVGYLMVCTANYPNVLAFCFLDELQKEFIITYDTKRISSAVRPYSFIEFDTFIQKTKQRYNSPRSLSTKINLADMQTEIKLRPPYQLSPEDLRAINGFSVHTSSKYKGIAPTQMLDPVTLPGIVSCVLSVLCGGLNLLRGVHAIESILQNDDEDFNYVIAFFLGTAACLYQCYLFAYFSVWRNSKSFLAFALICLSNMYLYELRNMWQILFHVAVGAFMTLQIRLRQPLGKAPDYNV, encoded by the exons ATGTCGATGGTGTTGTTTGCCTCTGTGGTTCGGGTTGGGGATGGCCTGCCTCTTTCTGCATCCACTGACTATGAGCAGGACAAAGAGCTTCAAGAAACCAAGAAGCACCTCAAAGGTCTTTCCAAAAAACTCAGCCAGTTCCCTGACCGCTGCACGCTTAAGAGTGGACCATACAATGTCAA tttcacaaGCGCACTGGGTGTTGGGTACCTGATGGTGTGCACCGCAAACTACCCCAACGTGCTGGCTTTCTGCTTCCTGGACGAGCTACAGAAGGAGTTTATCATCACCTATGACACCAAACGAATCAGCAGCGCTGTGCGGCCGTACTCCTTTATTGAATTTG ACACCTTCATCCAGAAGACCAAACAGCGCTACAACAGCCCGCGTTCTTTGTCCACCAAAATCAATTTGGCTGACATGCAGACAGAGATCAAGCTGCGACCGCCCTACCAGCTCTCCCCTGAGGACCTGAGGGCTATCAATGGATTCTCAGTGCACACGTCCTCTAAATACAAGGGTATAG CTCCCACACAGATGTTGGACCCCGTGACTCTCCCAGGCATCGTGTCCTGTGTGCTCAGTGTCCTCTGTGGAGGCCTGAACCTGCTGCGAGGGGTCCACGCTATAGAGAGCATACTACAG aATGACGATGAAGACTTTAATTATGTGATTGCCTTCTTCCTCGGCACAGCAGCCTGTCTGTATCAG TGCTACCTGTTTGCATACTTCTCTGTCTGGAGGAACAGTAAGTCCTTCCTGGCATTTGCACTGATCTGTCTGTCCAACATGTATCTGTATGAACTGAGAAACATGTGGCAGATCCTCTTCCATGTGGCGGTGGGGGCCTTCATGACCCTGCAGATCAGACTTAGGCAACCACTGGGAAAAGCACCAGACTACAACGTCTGa